In Rheinheimera sp. MM224, one DNA window encodes the following:
- a CDS encoding general secretion pathway protein GspB: MSLLMDALKQQQQVPVAAAKPASGHGWRIAALTLLVVLGLLLGFFIGQYQFDNKEPVSEVVVAPVQAAPAIANAADIAMELQLAADLLKPTEPVQLEEVPEEDPQLVVSAKRGEKVLGRASGDERDEDFVDFEQMQEADTDEELTPVDELLPAAELEQSDVSAELRGKFESALAAADSPQQRKQEINYHDVPAQDINQLDDLLQRQLPSLRFEAHVYATDAKQRWIKVNGKDLQQGQWVTADIQVKEILPQYVVLQFNQVQFSVEALTDWSYQRR, translated from the coding sequence ATGTCGTTATTAATGGATGCGTTAAAGCAACAACAGCAAGTACCAGTGGCCGCAGCTAAACCTGCATCAGGCCATGGCTGGCGTATTGCTGCTTTAACTTTATTAGTGGTTTTAGGTTTATTGCTGGGCTTTTTTATTGGCCAGTATCAATTCGATAATAAAGAGCCTGTCTCTGAAGTGGTGGTTGCCCCGGTTCAGGCTGCACCTGCTATTGCCAATGCGGCTGATATCGCGATGGAACTGCAACTGGCAGCCGATTTATTAAAACCAACGGAGCCTGTGCAACTGGAAGAAGTGCCGGAAGAAGATCCGCAACTCGTTGTATCGGCCAAACGCGGTGAGAAAGTATTAGGGCGCGCCAGTGGTGACGAGAGGGATGAAGACTTTGTTGATTTTGAGCAAATGCAGGAAGCGGATACAGACGAAGAATTAACCCCGGTTGACGAATTATTACCTGCAGCAGAGCTGGAACAATCCGATGTATCAGCTGAACTGCGCGGTAAATTTGAGTCGGCTTTGGCTGCCGCCGATAGCCCACAGCAACGCAAACAAGAAATTAATTACCACGATGTGCCGGCGCAGGATATTAATCAACTGGATGACTTATTACAGCGCCAATTACCTTCATTGCGCTTTGAAGCTCATGTCTACGCCACTGATGCCAAACAACGTTGGATCAAAGTAAACGGCAAAGACTTACAACAAGGCCAGTGGGTGACAGCAGATATTCAGGTCAAAGAGATATTGCCGCAGTATGTGGTGCTGCAATTTAATCAGGTTCAGTTTAGTGTCGAAGCATTAACAGACTGGAGTTATCAACGTCGCTAA